In Niallia sp. FSL W8-0635, one genomic interval encodes:
- a CDS encoding M20 family metallopeptidase, whose product MSSTLSGLDLIHESIQTNKELYIETSQLIHANPEIGNQEFFASKKHVDILKAAGFQVEIAVAGHETSFYAVKDSGISGPTIAYLAEYDALPGLGHACGHNIIGTTSVAAGIALSQTLSETGGRVVVLGTPAEEGGPNGSAKGSFVKHGYLKDIDVALMIHPSGQTSLTSETLAVDPLDFHFYGKAAHAAGSPEKGINALDAVIQLFVGINALRQQLSDDVRIHGIITNGGDAPNIIPEYASARFYIRAESWKKTEEVATKVRAIAEGAALSTGASVKVERFQNEVKDFVLNPILDELLKEELEAVGETVVTKRSRGKGSTDAGNISYEVPTAHPHIKIGPDDLIAHTNEFREAAKSEIGDAALIKGAEALAKTGYRLLTDSVLLNRVNKAFEAAKKEKKSSI is encoded by the coding sequence ATGAGCAGCACTTTATCAGGTCTTGATCTTATTCATGAATCCATTCAAACAAATAAAGAACTTTATATTGAAACAAGTCAATTAATTCACGCCAACCCTGAAATTGGCAACCAAGAATTTTTCGCAAGCAAAAAGCATGTTGATATTCTAAAAGCTGCAGGATTCCAAGTTGAGATTGCAGTTGCTGGACATGAAACCTCTTTTTATGCGGTTAAAGATAGCGGGATATCAGGACCAACGATTGCCTACCTTGCTGAGTATGATGCACTTCCTGGTTTAGGGCATGCTTGCGGTCATAATATTATTGGAACAACAAGTGTTGCAGCAGGAATTGCGCTTTCTCAAACACTTTCTGAAACAGGAGGAAGAGTCGTCGTTCTAGGGACTCCAGCCGAAGAGGGCGGTCCAAATGGAAGTGCGAAAGGAAGCTTTGTGAAACATGGTTACTTAAAGGATATTGATGTTGCCTTGATGATTCACCCTTCTGGTCAAACATCGTTGACTAGTGAAACGCTTGCTGTAGATCCTCTTGATTTTCACTTCTATGGAAAAGCAGCACATGCAGCTGGTTCACCAGAAAAAGGGATCAACGCCCTAGATGCAGTGATTCAATTGTTTGTCGGAATAAACGCACTTAGACAACAGCTTTCTGATGATGTACGGATTCATGGAATCATCACGAACGGCGGTGATGCACCAAACATTATTCCGGAATATGCATCTGCACGATTCTATATCCGAGCAGAATCATGGAAGAAAACAGAGGAGGTTGCTACAAAAGTACGAGCAATCGCCGAAGGAGCTGCTCTTAGTACAGGGGCATCTGTTAAAGTGGAACGATTCCAAAATGAAGTGAAAGATTTTGTCTTAAATCCAATTTTAGATGAGCTATTAAAAGAAGAATTAGAGGCAGTTGGCGAGACTGTTGTAACAAAACGATCTCGTGGAAAAGGTTCTACCGACGCTGGTAATATCAGTTATGAAGTACCAACTGCACATCCTCACATTAAAATTGGACCAGACGATCTGATTGCACATACGAATGAATTTAGAGAAGCAGCAAAATCTGAGATTGGAGATGCTGCCCTTATTAAAGGAGCAGAGGCACTTGCTAAAACTGGCTATCGCTTGCTTACAGACAGTGTACTTTTAAATCGTGTAAATAAAGCATTTGAAGCTGCAAAAAAAGAAAAGAAAAGCTCTATCTAA
- a CDS encoding spore germination protein, which translates to METTSKDKRFTAELEKNIAQIKRELGDSVDLVKRNIFFVGNRKVPSVLFYIDGLASVEHVEKVIDAMMYEGNEFIKRNELMISDLQTLIEQHVLMNTSFSMIEEVEKALIAILSGDSILFVDGCEKAFHIQTKGWDTRSVDEPQTEQVVRGSRDGFTENIRTNTALVRRRIRDPELRLETMSVGLRTRTDINIAYINGVVKKGLVDEVKKRLNAIKIDGILESGYIEEMIADSPFSPFTTVMSTERPDKVASALLEGRVAIFVDNTPFVLVVPTYFWQFLQASDDYYMGFMAGSFFRIIRYIAFVISLTLTSIYVMLVSFHQEMIPTPLALTIASGREIVPFPVLLEALLMEITFELMREAGLRMPKPVGQAVSIVGSLVIGQAAVQAGIVSPFMVIVVAVTGISSFAIPNYSASYSIRLIRFPLLIASGSLGLLGFSVMFALLAIHALSIRSFGESYLAPATPFQPNDQKDTLIRFPWWAMKKRPQLADGDTIKLGAHQKPKPPNKVKNPLEMSKDNQEESGEKNSEQKDKSKDESRDTSDITGLRRWKKKSGSNKGEKRKE; encoded by the coding sequence ATGGAAACAACAAGTAAAGACAAAAGGTTCACAGCGGAATTAGAAAAAAATATAGCACAAATTAAAAGGGAATTGGGAGATAGTGTTGACCTTGTAAAGAGAAATATTTTCTTTGTAGGAAATAGAAAAGTTCCCTCGGTCCTTTTTTATATTGATGGACTTGCTAGTGTAGAGCATGTGGAAAAGGTAATCGATGCGATGATGTATGAAGGAAATGAATTTATTAAAAGAAACGAATTAATGATTTCTGATCTTCAGACTTTAATTGAGCAACATGTTTTAATGAATACCTCCTTTTCCATGATTGAAGAAGTAGAAAAGGCGCTTATCGCAATCCTTTCTGGTGATAGCATTCTATTTGTAGATGGATGTGAAAAAGCTTTTCATATCCAAACAAAAGGTTGGGATACTAGAAGTGTTGATGAGCCTCAGACAGAACAGGTTGTCCGTGGATCTAGAGATGGATTCACCGAAAATATACGGACAAATACTGCGCTAGTGAGAAGAAGAATCCGTGATCCGGAGCTGCGACTTGAAACAATGAGTGTTGGGTTACGCACTAGAACAGATATAAATATTGCATATATTAACGGAGTAGTTAAAAAAGGTTTAGTAGATGAAGTAAAGAAGCGGTTGAATGCTATCAAAATTGATGGGATTTTAGAAAGTGGATACATAGAGGAAATGATTGCTGATTCCCCTTTTTCTCCGTTTACTACGGTTATGAGTACAGAAAGACCTGATAAAGTGGCTTCTGCGTTGTTAGAAGGAAGAGTAGCCATTTTTGTTGATAATACGCCCTTTGTTTTAGTAGTACCTACTTATTTTTGGCAATTTTTACAGGCGAGTGATGACTATTATATGGGATTTATGGCAGGGAGCTTTTTCCGGATCATCCGCTATATTGCCTTTGTTATTAGTCTTACGCTTACTTCTATTTATGTCATGTTAGTAAGCTTCCATCAGGAAATGATTCCGACTCCGTTAGCTTTAACCATAGCATCTGGGAGAGAAATAGTCCCTTTTCCCGTACTTCTGGAAGCACTATTAATGGAGATTACCTTTGAGTTAATGCGGGAAGCAGGTCTAAGGATGCCAAAACCGGTAGGGCAAGCTGTAAGTATTGTGGGGTCCCTTGTAATTGGACAGGCTGCAGTTCAGGCAGGGATTGTCTCTCCTTTTATGGTTATTGTAGTAGCAGTAACTGGAATATCATCCTTTGCCATACCAAATTACTCAGCCTCCTACTCTATTCGGTTAATCCGTTTTCCGTTATTAATTGCATCAGGGTCACTTGGATTGCTTGGTTTTTCCGTTATGTTTGCGTTATTGGCCATCCATGCATTAAGTATTCGTTCTTTTGGAGAATCCTATTTAGCACCTGCCACTCCTTTTCAACCAAATGATCAGAAGGATACACTTATTCGCTTTCCTTGGTGGGCAATGAAAAAAAGGCCTCAGCTTGCAGATGGTGACACAATAAAATTAGGTGCCCATCAGAAGCCAAAACCGCCAAATAAAGTGAAGAATCCTTTAGAGATGAGTAAAGATAATCAGGAAGAATCAGGAGAGAAAAATAGCGAACAAAAGGATAAATCGAAGGATGAAAGCCGAGACACTAGCGATATAACAGGGTTGAGAAGATGGAAAAAGAAAAGTGGGAGCAATAAAGGAGAGAAAAGAAAGGAATGA
- a CDS encoding YkvA family protein, translating to MEESKEQLEQEIAVAEKHYSEEKFWQKLAKFGKKAGSSVVYAVLLLYYTLQKPNVPKKVKATIIGALGYFILPIDLIPDFLVGIGYTDDLGALGIALFQVAMYIDDDIKSKAKTKLTEWFGTKVDTTDIDNKIN from the coding sequence ATGGAAGAATCAAAAGAGCAATTAGAACAAGAAATAGCTGTAGCAGAAAAGCATTATTCTGAGGAAAAATTTTGGCAGAAACTCGCGAAATTCGGTAAAAAAGCCGGTTCATCTGTTGTTTATGCTGTTTTACTTTTGTATTATACTTTACAAAAACCAAATGTACCTAAAAAAGTAAAGGCGACTATTATTGGAGCTTTAGGCTATTTTATCCTACCAATTGATTTAATACCTGATTTTCTAGTTGGCATAGGCTACACAGATGATTTAGGAGCTTTAGGAATTGCCTTATTTCAAGTTGCTATGTACATTGATGATGATATCAAATCTAAAGCAAAAACAAAGCTTACAGAATGGTTTGGTACTAAAGTTGATACAACAGATATAGATAACAAAATCAATTAA
- a CDS encoding NupC/NupG family nucleoside CNT transporter, giving the protein MSILVGILGLIVTIAIAFLLSNDKKGINFKAIIVLFVLEFIVALIMFKTTVGLKIVEATSNGVSKVLSYGNEGVNFVTGGLVPEGGSVFFINVLMLIIFTSTLLSLLTHIRVLPLAIKYIGGALAKITGLSKVVTFNSINSIFFGQSESLIAIKSHLESMNANKVFIVCTSAMASVSASIMGAYMEMIPAQFVLAAMILNALSALIIATIVAPISKEEDETINVKDVSNTNSVFGAISAGALDGGKVALIVAAMLVAYVGLLALIDGFFTSIFGIGFTGILGYVFAPVAWIMGIPVSEIVTAGSIMGTKLAANEFVAMLQFQPLIGELSEKTVGILSTFLVSFANFSSIGIIAGSIQAINAKKADIVAKFGLKMLLAATLASVLTATIVGLFQ; this is encoded by the coding sequence ATGTCAATATTAGTTGGGATATTAGGTCTTATCGTAACGATAGCTATTGCCTTTTTATTATCAAATGATAAAAAAGGGATTAACTTCAAAGCTATTATCGTCTTATTTGTGCTTGAGTTTATCGTTGCACTTATCATGTTTAAAACGACAGTTGGACTAAAAATCGTAGAAGCTACATCCAATGGCGTTTCAAAAGTGCTTAGTTATGGGAATGAAGGGGTTAATTTTGTTACTGGAGGATTAGTTCCAGAAGGTGGAAGTGTCTTTTTTATAAATGTGCTAATGCTTATCATTTTCACTTCTACTTTATTATCTTTATTAACACACATAAGAGTTTTGCCACTAGCCATTAAATATATTGGTGGTGCGTTGGCAAAAATTACTGGGTTATCAAAGGTAGTTACATTTAACAGTATTAACTCTATCTTTTTTGGGCAATCTGAATCGTTGATTGCAATTAAGTCTCATTTAGAATCAATGAATGCAAATAAAGTATTTATTGTATGTACATCTGCTATGGCATCTGTTTCTGCATCCATTATGGGGGCGTATATGGAAATGATTCCTGCACAATTTGTGCTCGCAGCAATGATTTTAAATGCATTATCTGCATTAATTATTGCAACAATAGTGGCGCCTATTTCCAAAGAGGAAGATGAGACAATAAACGTGAAAGATGTTTCAAATACAAATTCTGTATTTGGTGCTATCTCAGCAGGTGCATTAGATGGTGGTAAAGTTGCTTTAATTGTTGCGGCAATGTTAGTTGCTTATGTTGGGTTACTTGCTTTAATTGACGGCTTCTTTACAAGCATTTTTGGTATCGGATTTACAGGAATATTAGGTTATGTATTTGCGCCGGTTGCGTGGATAATGGGAATTCCTGTTAGCGAAATTGTAACTGCTGGTTCTATCATGGGGACAAAATTAGCTGCGAACGAATTTGTAGCTATGCTGCAATTCCAGCCATTGATTGGGGAGTTATCGGAGAAAACAGTTGGAATTCTTTCTACATTCCTTGTATCTTTTGCAAACTTTTCTAGTATTGGAATAATTGCTGGATCGATTCAAGCAATTAACGCGAAAAAAGCAGATATCGTTGCGAAATTTGGTTTGAAAATGTTATTAGCAGCTACATTAGCTTCTGTTTTAACAGCGACAATCGTAGGATTATTTCAATAA
- a CDS encoding Ger(x)C family spore germination protein, with amino-acid sequence MKRANLLISIFFISLLLTACAGKREINDLALVMAVGIDQGSKDGTIKITAQVSRPGDARGQTGAPTGQSGETSWNVEAEGETIFEAIRNLTGISSRRVFWAHNFIIVINEEVAKEGIGHIIDFFTRNPELRMRTLVALTPDKASEVTATITSLEVVPGEALSKLFRYTDISTLAPHTEIKDLLAAYLSESTEPILARLSLEERKIDGLKPEEGAKVKQIELSGAGVFNNDKLVGVLQANELQGIILFRDKIESGVVVVACPKDPKSEISVELNKQTFDVEPMYKNDEVSFDAKLKATITVVEAGCPFSINDKKAIEQIEKSVEVKLKDDINKSIEKIQKEYKADVLELGKVFQNKYPYEWKSMKKDWTNIFSNAEINVSVHANVESGSLLFQPTISGKEERKEE; translated from the coding sequence ATGAAGCGAGCTAATCTATTAATTTCAATTTTTTTTATTTCTTTGTTATTAACTGCTTGTGCGGGTAAAAGAGAAATCAATGATCTTGCCCTCGTTATGGCGGTTGGAATTGATCAAGGTTCAAAGGATGGCACCATAAAAATAACTGCACAAGTTTCTAGACCAGGAGATGCAAGGGGACAGACTGGTGCGCCTACAGGTCAATCAGGAGAAACGTCATGGAATGTTGAAGCAGAGGGAGAGACTATTTTTGAAGCGATTCGAAATTTGACTGGTATTTCGTCGCGAAGAGTATTTTGGGCGCATAATTTTATTATTGTGATAAATGAAGAAGTAGCCAAAGAAGGTATTGGGCATATTATTGATTTTTTTACAAGAAACCCAGAACTTAGAATGAGAACGTTGGTAGCATTAACTCCAGATAAGGCAAGTGAAGTTACAGCAACGATAACAAGCTTGGAAGTAGTTCCTGGAGAGGCACTAAGTAAATTATTTCGATATACCGATATTTCAACTCTTGCCCCTCATACTGAAATAAAAGATTTATTAGCAGCATATTTAAGTGAATCAACAGAGCCAATACTTGCCAGGTTGTCTCTAGAAGAAAGAAAAATTGATGGTCTTAAACCAGAGGAAGGGGCAAAAGTGAAACAGATTGAGTTATCTGGAGCAGGTGTGTTTAATAACGATAAATTAGTAGGAGTTTTACAAGCAAATGAATTGCAAGGAATTATCTTATTTAGAGATAAAATCGAATCGGGAGTAGTAGTAGTTGCTTGTCCAAAAGACCCGAAGAGTGAGATTAGTGTCGAATTAAATAAACAAACGTTTGATGTTGAACCGATGTATAAAAATGATGAAGTTAGTTTTGATGCTAAACTCAAGGCTACTATAACGGTAGTGGAAGCTGGTTGCCCTTTTTCCATAAATGATAAAAAGGCTATCGAACAGATAGAAAAATCTGTGGAAGTTAAATTAAAAGATGACATCAATAAGTCTATTGAGAAAATCCAGAAGGAATATAAAGCAGATGTATTAGAATTAGGAAAAGTATTTCAAAATAAATATCCATATGAATGGAAGAGTATGAAAAAAGACTGGACAAATATTTTTTCAAATGCAGAGATAAATGTAAGCGTCCATGCAAATGTAGAAAGTGGTTCATTATTATTCCAGCCTACAATATCTGGTAAAGAAGAAAGGAAGGAAGAATAA
- a CDS encoding MetQ/NlpA family ABC transporter substrate-binding protein codes for MKKYFAILLLLTTIWALAACGSDSASGEDKTVKVKIGVTGSDGEVWPTLKEKAKAEGIEIELVEFSDYTLPNQALENGDIDINSFQHIAFLSQFNEENKTDLTPIGATVIAPMGIYSEKVKNVSEIKEGDKIAIPDDPSNQARALKLLESAGLITLADDFGLFGDPSKITENPKNLDILPIVAQQTPRVLPDVAASVINNGVAGQAGFDPVKDPIYLEDAKDENALPYVNIFAARTKDANNETYQKIVELYHEADVIKAVETDTNGGSIVVDIPKDELESQFKGL; via the coding sequence ATGAAAAAATATTTTGCTATTTTACTATTATTAACAACAATTTGGGCACTTGCTGCCTGTGGGTCAGATAGTGCATCTGGTGAAGATAAAACAGTGAAGGTGAAAATAGGAGTGACGGGATCAGATGGAGAAGTTTGGCCGACTTTGAAAGAAAAAGCGAAAGCAGAAGGAATCGAAATTGAGCTAGTTGAGTTTTCTGACTATACATTACCAAATCAAGCATTAGAAAACGGAGATATTGATATTAATTCGTTTCAGCATATTGCTTTTTTAAGTCAATTTAATGAAGAAAACAAAACAGATTTAACACCAATTGGAGCAACAGTTATCGCGCCTATGGGGATTTATTCAGAAAAGGTGAAGAATGTAAGTGAAATTAAAGAAGGCGATAAAATTGCTATTCCAGACGATCCTTCAAACCAAGCACGTGCTTTAAAATTACTTGAATCAGCAGGATTAATTACATTAGCAGATGACTTTGGATTATTTGGAGATCCGTCGAAAATTACAGAGAATCCGAAAAATCTTGATATCTTGCCAATTGTTGCGCAACAAACGCCAAGAGTATTACCGGACGTAGCTGCATCTGTTATCAATAATGGTGTTGCAGGCCAAGCTGGTTTTGATCCAGTTAAAGATCCTATCTACTTAGAAGATGCAAAGGATGAAAATGCATTGCCATATGTAAACATCTTTGCAGCACGCACGAAAGATGCAAATAATGAAACATATCAGAAAATTGTAGAGCTATACCACGAAGCAGATGTTATCAAAGCAGTTGAAACAGATACAAATGGTGGTTCGATTGTAGTAGACATTCCAAAAGATGAGTTAGAAAGCCAATTTAAAGGACTTTAA